From the genome of Hyphobacterium sp. CCMP332:
CTCTCAACGCGCTCATCACGGACATAAAAACGCGTTTGTCGACGTCCATAAGTCAGACAGGCACAACGATCTCTGTCTCGGGAAGCGACGCCATTCTGGCAGACCGGTTTCTGTTAAACCAGATACTCCAGAACCTTGTTTCCAACAGTATCAAATATCACGCGGATCAGCCGCCGGACATTCGTATCCGTATGCTTGATGAGCCGGGCGGATGGACGATTTCGGTCAGCGACAACGGTATAGGGTTTGATCCCAAATTCGCCAGCCAGGTTTTCGAACCCTTCCGGCGCTTGCATCCGCGCGGCGAATACGAGGGTGCCGGAATTGGCCTCGCAATCGTTCGCCAGGCCGTTGACCGGCAAAACGGCCGGATATCCGTGGATACCCGGCCGCAGAATGGCTCGACATTCACAATCTATCTGCCGCGTCATTCAGCGCAGCAAAACGTCGCCTAGTTCCGGACCGGAACTGGCGCGGGCAGGAATTGCGGCGCGATCTTCAGATCCCTGGCCAGCTTCAGCTTGTTCATGATCAACAATGCGGTGCCGTTGTAGTCGACAATGCGGTTCCAGATGCCCCGCTTGGGCAAATGCAGGGCACTGCGAGGGAATTCATGGTGATGACCATGAAGCGCCTCGCCGCCGGTCAGGAAGGCCAGCACATAATCAAACCATTTCGGTGTATTCAGATGGCCGAATACGTTCACGCCGAGCGTGGTTGCATGGAATTGAAGCCCCCGCCCGATAACCAGTGAGGCGTGGAGAATAGCAATCAGGATCAGCGGGCCACCCAGCGCCCAGGTGATCGCATAGGCTGCCAGCGGCACCATCAGGTGGGCGATCAGATAGAGCCACAGAAAATGCTTGTCGTGAAACCGCACAACCGAATAACGCTCCAGCCAACGTGCCGTAGGGCGCTCCAGATCCGCCTCATCACGCCACATCAGCCAGCCAACCCACGCCCAGAGCTTGCTCTCATGCGGATTGTGCGGGTCGCCAGCGCGGTCCGCCCAGTGATGATGCTGGGTGTGATAATTCACCCAGTCCTTCATGCGTCCCTGCATCGCAATGATACAATTGATCATCACCATGATTTGCGCCGGCACGGCGAGTTGTCCCGCGCGATGTTGAAGAACCCGATGGAGCGGACCAATGCCCATATTACAGATGAAGACGGCCGCAGCGATGGTCGCGATGGCCAGGGGTGCATACCACCAGTAAACGGCAACGCCCTCCAGAGCGAGGCCGGCAATGACCGCTACCAACAGGGCCGTGATACCTAGTACCGGATATATGATGGCAGAAAAGACGCTGGCCCAATCCAGCGTGCGCCAGTTCTTCAGGATCGCTTCGGAACGCGCGATGATTGATTCATCAGGTGTCATGCACTTTACCTTCCAGACATGTATAGCGTGAGTGTCACGCCGTTCAGTAATGTGGCGCAGAATGAGAGAACTTCAATAAATCTGGCAAGTCCGCCTGAATTGTCCGTAAACGCACTACAGCTATAAAACGCGACTTGGAATTGCAGTTTTTCAACATTCAATTTTGGCGAATTCGTCCGACCTCGGATCGAATGCGGTCGGAAACCTCTACAGCACTGTGTTTTTGTGAAAATTGAATCAGTTGTTCAATTTCCGGCCATGCCAGACGGCTGCCTGCGTTCGGTTTCACTTTTTGCAGCCCGTCCATCGCTGAAATCAGCTTTTCGCCAGAATCGATCAGCGCCTCGCGAATCTTTTCGCCCGGCCGCAAGCCGGTGACTTCGATTTCGATTTCCGATTCCATACCCGCAGGCGCGCAAAGTTCGATCAGCCTCTGTGCCATATCCATGATTTTGACCGGCTCGCCCATATCCAGAACATAGACCGCCGGCTCGCCACCATTCTTGGCCGCTTCCAGCGTGGCATGCAGCACCAGCTGGACGGCTTCGGGGACCGTCATGAAATATCGCTCCATATCCGGATGCGTGATGGTCACCGGCCCCCCGGCCTCGATCTGGGAACGGAAAATCGGCACGACAGAACCATTGGACCCCAGCACATTGCCGAACCGGACAACGCCAAACCGCGTCACGCCTTCGGCTTCGTCAGCCATCTTGTGCACGACCGCTTCGGCCAGGCGTTTGGCGCCGCCCATGACATTGACAGGCTCCACGGCCTTGTCGGTCGAGATCAGCACCATTTGCGCAACGTCGAACTCGCGCGCCGCCCTCGCGACATTGGCCGTTCCCAGCACATTGGTTTCCACGGCCTGCCGGGGGTGGTCCTCCATCAGCGAGACATGTTTCAGCGCGGCGGCATGAAAAATCACCTCCGGCCGCGTCGCGCCCACGGCCTCGCGAATAGCTTCGCCATCACGGATATCCCGCAACATCGTCCGGCGTTTCACGGAGGTGAAGCGTTCGGAGATTTCACGATCAATATCGAAGAGCGGCGTCTCGGCGAGATCCAGCATCACCAGCTCGGAACATCCCAACGCCGCCGCCTGACGGCAGAGCTCTGCGCCGATTGTACCGCCAGCGCCCGTGACCATGACACGGCGACCCCGAAAACCGGTCCGAAGGGGCTCCACCGGCAAGTTGACCTGTGGCCGTGACAACAGATCTTCCAGCTTCAATTTGCGCAGCCGGAAACGGCGATGATCGCTTTCCGACAATTCCGCTGTCCGCGGCAGGGTGAGGATACGGAAGTCGCGTTTTCGAAGCCGCGCAATCGCGGCCCGGTCAATACCTTTCAGAGACGTCGGTGACGCGGTGAAGACGAGGGCGAGGTCGCTTTCCGTGCCATCCGTTTGTGCGTCGGCGATGGCTTCCAGAACCCGGGTGCTGCCAAGCACCCGAATCCCGCGTATGCCCTGCCCGGACAGGCTATCCTCGTCCAGAACAATACCCACAGGTTCATAGCCGAAATCCGCGCGGTCGATCACCTCACGAAGCGCCGCGTCCACGTCCGACGGCGTGCCGATCAGGATCATGCGGGGCTTGCCGGCATGCATCGGTTTCGCCGGGAAAGGCGAAAGCAATTCCGACAATCGCTGTTCCCGGGCGGCCCGCACAGCGGTGCGGACCAGCATCATGCCACCGGTCGCCAGCATCCATGTGAAACCGTAAAACTCCCCCGGTCCCATGGCCTGGCGGAAAAGCAGGTAATTGATGGCGGCCAGTCCCAGCGTTGCAAACAGCGCTACCTGGACAATGCGCAGAAGATCAGGCGGGGAGACATAACGCCAAGAATGACGATAAACCCGCGCCGGCAACTGGGCGATAACAATCAGGGCCGCATACAGAAATCCGTTCGCCAGCCAGGCCCAGAAGCCGCCCGCCGGCAGACCACCCGCTGATGCGAGAAACCAGCCGCCCGCAAATGCCCCGAGCGCAATCAGGACATCAATCAGCAACTTGGTTGTTATGGTCAGCAATAGAGTCCCCGCTCCAGCGATTTGTATGAGGAGTTCATCTTATAGGGATTGTGGCGCTCGCATGCGCGAATTTTTGCAGCCCGTCAGAATGGATTCAACGTATAGCCCGCTTGTTGTAATTGCGCGTGTACCGTCATGGCCGACAGCGCCATCGTGACACCCGGCAGCAGATCGTCGGCCCCGACCTCGTAATAGATTGCCGACTGGCCACACACATAGATATCAACGTTATGCGCCAGAAGTGCCGCGATGAGCTCCGCGTTGGCGGCCGACTGACCGCCCGCGACATCGGCGACATCACGCACGGCGCGGCCGTGAATGACCACGCCAATATGGATGTTATCCGGATCCACGCCAGCACGGCCATGCATGTTGATGAAGCGCGCCGCCGACACCAGCGTCCGGTTCAATTCACCCTCTTCGGCAGGCGTGGACGTGTCGAACACGACCCGGAATTCGGCGTCAGCGGGGATGGCCTGCGCGCCGGGGACCAACGCATTCGGCCCGAAGCCCTCGATAACCGGCCCCGTCGAGAACACCTCTTGAGCCAATGTCGGCGAGGCCCCGGCAAGGAGTAATCCGCCCGCAAGGACCATCATGACAGCATGTGGATATCTCATTCACCGGCCTCCCAGTCTTTGGCAATGGATCTCGAGGCCAGCAGGAAAAGACCTGCCGCCGGAATGATCATCGTGGCAATGATCAAAATGGCATAGCGCAAAGCCTCATCACCATAGGCTTCACGCAAGTAGTCGCTGAGCGCGCCGACAGCTGGCGGCCCCATGCCAAGCCCTATGACATTGATGATGAAAAGCAAAATCGCTGGTGCCATGGCACGCATGGACGGCTTCACCAGATTCTGCGCCACCGCCCAGACCGGCCCGTACCACATCGACCCCAGGGCACTGGCGATTCCCAACAGCAGGAAGGCGATCCAGG
Proteins encoded in this window:
- a CDS encoding acyl-CoA desaturase, producing MTPDESIIARSEAILKNWRTLDWASVFSAIIYPVLGITALLVAVIAGLALEGVAVYWWYAPLAIATIAAAVFICNMGIGPLHRVLQHRAGQLAVPAQIMVMINCIIAMQGRMKDWVNYHTQHHHWADRAGDPHNPHESKLWAWVGWLMWRDEADLERPTARWLERYSVVRFHDKHFLWLYLIAHLMVPLAAYAITWALGGPLILIAILHASLVIGRGLQFHATTLGVNVFGHLNTPKWFDYVLAFLTGGEALHGHHHEFPRSALHLPKRGIWNRIVDYNGTALLIMNKLKLARDLKIAPQFLPAPVPVRN
- a CDS encoding nucleoside-diphosphate sugar epimerase/dehydratase produces the protein MLTITTKLLIDVLIALGAFAGGWFLASAGGLPAGGFWAWLANGFLYAALIVIAQLPARVYRHSWRYVSPPDLLRIVQVALFATLGLAAINYLLFRQAMGPGEFYGFTWMLATGGMMLVRTAVRAAREQRLSELLSPFPAKPMHAGKPRMILIGTPSDVDAALREVIDRADFGYEPVGIVLDEDSLSGQGIRGIRVLGSTRVLEAIADAQTDGTESDLALVFTASPTSLKGIDRAAIARLRKRDFRILTLPRTAELSESDHRRFRLRKLKLEDLLSRPQVNLPVEPLRTGFRGRRVMVTGAGGTIGAELCRQAAALGCSELVMLDLAETPLFDIDREISERFTSVKRRTMLRDIRDGEAIREAVGATRPEVIFHAAALKHVSLMEDHPRQAVETNVLGTANVARAAREFDVAQMVLISTDKAVEPVNVMGGAKRLAEAVVHKMADEAEGVTRFGVVRFGNVLGSNGSVVPIFRSQIEAGGPVTITHPDMERYFMTVPEAVQLVLHATLEAAKNGGEPAVYVLDMGEPVKIMDMAQRLIELCAPAGMESEIEIEVTGLRPGEKIREALIDSGEKLISAMDGLQKVKPNAGSRLAWPEIEQLIQFSQKHSAVEVSDRIRSEVGRIRQN
- a CDS encoding DsrE family protein; translation: MRYPHAVMMVLAGGLLLAGASPTLAQEVFSTGPVIEGFGPNALVPGAQAIPADAEFRVVFDTSTPAEEGELNRTLVSAARFINMHGRAGVDPDNIHIGVVIHGRAVRDVADVAGGQSAANAELIAALLAHNVDIYVCGQSAIYYEVGADDLLPGVTMALSAMTVHAQLQQAGYTLNPF